ATACCGTTTTATGTTGGATCTATTTGGCAGGTACGCCAGGAAAGCGCTTAATGCGCTTAAAAGTTCTGGATGAGAAAACAGGGAATAAGTTAACTTTTATGCAATCTCTCATTCGGTATATTGGCTATATCCCATCTATTTTAGTGTTTTGTTTAGGGCTTTTTTGGGTGGCTTTTGATGCCAAAAAACAAGGTTGGCATGACAAAATGGCGAAAACAGTGGTGGTCAGAGAGCTCTAGAATCGAGTTAATTTTTTAGCAATAAAAAATTACAAAAAAAGTCTTGTGTGTTGCAAGGTAAGACCTATACTTGCCGCGAGTTTATTTAATGGAGATCCTAAATGGGTAGTTGTTCGAGGTTCGAGTTTAATTATCAATTAAACCAAAGCCACTGCTGAGCAAGATAACCTTTAGGAGGAGCTATCTTGCAATGAGATAGCTTTGTAAAAATTATATTAAGCCCATACAAATTACTTTATTTGTAATCATGTACTTCCAGCACTTATCTGTTTAGTTTCTCGCTAGAAATGGGGAGAAGCCAATGTTTTTATATGCTTCCAAATACTGTTATGACCAAGATGTTTCAGTTCTGGTAAAAAAGCCAGCTCCTGCTATTCAAAGTATTCGAACAATGTGTGATCGCGTGCCATTTCGTCAGCGTTGGTTCGGCTTTGGATTAATTTTCTCTTCTTCATCGTAAGTTTACGAAAACCAATTCCTTTCTCAGTTTAAAAACTAAAAAAGACTTTATTTTTTAATAAGGTCGAGAGCCTTATACGCCTAAAAATGGAGGATTTCGTGATGAAATTCTGGCAACGACTCTTCACAGCATTTTTACAAAGATTTCATTTGATGCGCTTTTTCGGTCGTAATCGATCCTTTAAAGAGCTGCATCAATCTAGCTATGCTCAAGAAATTAGCAAAAATTTATCTATGCGTTTGCTTAATGCATCAAAAGCCCAAACAAGTGATTTATTAAATCAATTTGATACTCATTTTACGGGGCTTACAGAAGAGCAAGCGCATACACAGCAAATGCAAGTGGGTCTCAATGAGATTACCCATGAAAAACCATTAACTTGGTGGCAACATCTTTGGTATTGCTATCGCAATCCGTTCAATATTTTACTCAGCCTTTTGGCACTAATTGCTTTCTTTACCGATGATTTAACCGGTTCAACTATTATTAGTGTCATGGTAATTCTTTCAACACTTCTTCGTTATTGGCAAGAGGCAAAATCGAATCAAGCTGCTGACGCTTTAAAGGCAATGGTGAGTAATACTGCTACTGTATTACGTCATCAGCTAAGTGCTGAAGATTTAGAGCTTATGCACCAGCGCTATGGTATCGATACTAAAAATCAAACGAATAGCCAGTTTGAAATGCCAATTCAGTATTTGGTGCCTGGCGATGTGATTTTATTATCTGCAGGTGACATGATTCCTGCTGATTGCAGAATTTTAAATGCCAAAGATTTGTTTGTATCTCAAGCTGCAATGACTGGCGAATCAATGCCGGTTGAAAAGTTTCCTTTGCAGAAAAATCTTGAAGAAACTAGCGCTTTAGAACTAGATAATATTGTATTTATGGGAACCAATATTGTTTCTGGTTCAGCTCAGGCAGTTGTGTTAAGTACTGGTATCCAAACATATTTTGGTGCTCTTGCTCATCGAGTTACAGCTACTGATCGAAGCACGACAGCGTTTCAAATGGGTGTTAACAAAGTAAGTTGGTTACTCATTCGCTTCATGTTGGTTATGGCACCTGTTGTACTTTTCATTAATGGTTTTACCAAAGGTGATTGGACAGAGGCATTTTTATTCGCACTATCAGTGGCTGTTGGTCTCACACCTGAAATGTTACCGATGATTGTCACTTCAACGTTGGCAAAGGGTGCAGTTTTCTTATCTAAAAAGAAAGTAATTGTTAAGCGTCTAGATGCTATTCAAAACTTTGGTGCAATGGATGTTTTATGTACAGATAAAACTGGAACATTAACTCAAGATAAAATCTTTTTATCTCAACATATTGATGTTAATGGTGAAAAGTCAGATTTTGTACTCATGCAGGCATTTTTAAATAGTTATTATCAAACAGGTTTGAAAAACTTGCTTGACGTAGCTGTATTAGAAGCTGTTGATGATCAGATCAAAACTCAAAAGCTGCGCTATAAAAAATTAGATGAAGTTCCTTTTGATTTTGATCGCCGCCGTATGTCAGTCGTGGTACAAACGCCTCAAGAAAAAGTGCGTATGATTACCAAAGGCGCTGTTGAGGAAATGTTAAAGGT
This window of the Acinetobacter sp. XH1741 genome carries:
- the mgtA gene encoding magnesium-translocating P-type ATPase, translating into MKFWQRLFTAFLQRFHLMRFFGRNRSFKELHQSSYAQEISKNLSMRLLNASKAQTSDLLNQFDTHFTGLTEEQAHTQQMQVGLNEITHEKPLTWWQHLWYCYRNPFNILLSLLALIAFFTDDLTGSTIISVMVILSTLLRYWQEAKSNQAADALKAMVSNTATVLRHQLSAEDLELMHQRYGIDTKNQTNSQFEMPIQYLVPGDVILLSAGDMIPADCRILNAKDLFVSQAAMTGESMPVEKFPLQKNLEETSALELDNIVFMGTNIVSGSAQAVVLSTGIQTYFGALAHRVTATDRSTTAFQMGVNKVSWLLIRFMLVMAPVVLFINGFTKGDWTEAFLFALSVAVGLTPEMLPMIVTSTLAKGAVFLSKKKVIVKRLDAIQNFGAMDVLCTDKTGTLTQDKIFLSQHIDVNGEKSDFVLMQAFLNSYYQTGLKNLLDVAVLEAVDDQIKTQKLRYKKLDEVPFDFDRRRMSVVVQTPQEKVRMITKGAVEEMLKVCRYVEVNGKVEPLTKQREVAIEALTQRYNRDGLRVVAVAYREFDNNQENYSVVDESDLILIGYVAFLDPPKESAREAVQSLHAHGVTVKVLTGDNEFVTQKVCREIGLNFDQVLLGGVIETLTDEQLKRAVEQYNIFAKLSPVHKERIVEQLKANGHVVGFLGDGINDAAAIRTADIGISVDTAVDIAKESADLILLEKSLMVLEKGVIEGRRTFANMLKYIKMTASSNFGNVFSVLIASAFIPFLPMLPIHLLIQNLLYDVSQIVIPFDNVDEELIAKPQRWQPEEVGRFMVVFGPISSIFDIITFCLMWFVFSANTPEHQTLFQSGWFVVGLLTQTLIVHMIRTAKIPFIQSRAATPLLVMTVVIMCIGIFLPMGPLASYLKLQALPLSYFLYLPLILIAYMCITQWVKKIYIRRYGWQ
- a CDS encoding RDD family protein: MTYKYEYAGFWVRFGAMIIDSLILFLAIIPAAWIFYRGDYDLIFATGLSTKPQNYGFDLIINYVFPFLYTVLCWIYLAGTPGKRLMRLKVLDEKTGNKLTFMQSLIRYIGYIPSILVFCLGLFWVAFDAKKQGWHDKMAKTVVVREL